The Aeromicrobium tamlense nucleotide sequence TCGGGTGTCGCGGCCGCCCTCCTCGGGGTGGGCTGGTGGGCCTACCGGGGCCGGGACCTCGCGTGACTGGCATGCTGGGCTCCATGACCCGCACGGCCCTGATCACCGGCGCCACCGCCGGCATCGGAAACGCGTTCGCCCGGCAGCTGGCGCGACGGGGGACGAACCTCGTCCTCGTCGCCCGAGACACCGTCCGGCTGGAGCAGGTCGCGGCCGAGCTGACCGACGCGCACCGGGTCGAGGTCGAGGTCATCACCGCCGACCTCACCACCCTGCAGGGCATGGATCGCGTCGCCGACCGCCTGTCCGAGTCCGGCCGCCCGATCGACCTGCTGGTCAACAACGCCGGCGCCTCGCTCGCCGGCTGGTTCGGCACCACCGACATCGCCGACGAGGACCGCCAGCTCGACCTGCTGGTGCGAGCCCCGATGCACCTCATGGACGCCGCCATCAAGTCGATGTCCGGACGCGGACAGGGCGGGATCATCAACGTCGCCAGCGTCGCCGCGTTCACCCCGCGGGGGGCCTACTCCGCGCACAAGGCATGGCTCGTGAACCTCTCCCAGTGGGCCAACTGGCACTACTCCGACGTGGGCATCACCGTGCAGGCGCTGTGCCCGGGTTTCACCCGCACCGAGTTCCACCAGCGGATGGGCGCCGAGATCGGCGACGTGCCGCGGTGGATGTGGCTCAAGGCCGACGCCGTCGTCAAGGGCTCGCTGCGCGACCTCGAGCGCGGCAAGGCGATCTCCGTGCCGTCGGCGCGGTACAAGGTCCTCGCCGCGATCGCCCGCCATGCTCCGGCCACGGTGGTCGCGAAGATCGCGCAGCGGGGTCGATGACCCGGTGAGCGTTCCCAAGACCCTCGACATCCCCGAGGGCGTCGAGGTCCTCCGCGCCGAGACGTCCCGCACCGAGCACGCCGTGCACCTGGCCCGCGCCACCGGCGAGCGGCTCGGCTCGATCCTGCTCGTGCCCGGCTGGACCGGCAGCAAGGAGGACTTCACGCCCGTCCTGCCGCTGCTCGCGGCGCTCGGGTACGACGTCGTCGCCTTCGACCAGCGCGGGCAGTACGAGTCGCCCGGTGACCCGCTCGACGACTACTCGCTCGACGCGCTCGCCGAGGACGCGCTCGCCGTCGCCGACACCCTTCTCGAGGACGAGCGGTTCCACCTCTTGGGCCACTCGTTCGGCGGGCTCGTGGCGCAGACCCTGACGATCGCGCACCCGCAGCGGGTCCGCAGCCTCAGCCTGCTGTGCACGGGCCCGGGCGCGCTCGGCGACTCCCCCACCCGGCCGCTGCAGCGGATCGCCGCGGCGATCGGCAAGGTGCCGCTGCTCGACATCCACCAGCTGCGCGAGCAGGGCATCAAGCGCCCCGCGCAGATCACGGCCTTCCTCGCGAAGCGGTTCACGGCCAACGCGCCGGCCTCGCTCAAGGCGATGACACAGCACCTGCTGGACGCCCCCGACCGGGTGGACGAGGTCGCCGCCACCGGCGTGCCCGTGTGGGTCGCGCGCGGCGAGACCGACGACGCCTGGCCCCACGACGCGCAGGCCGAGATGGCCGAGCGCCTGGGCACCGAGATCGTCGTGCTGCCCTCCGCGGCCCACTCCCCCGCCGTCGAGGCCCCCGAGGAGCTCGTCGACGACTGGCGCGGCTTCCTGCTCGCCCACTGACGCCTTCCGGAGCCGCGGCGGTCAGCCGACGATGGCGCGGAGGGCCTCGACGTGGCCGCGGTAGGCGGCGCGGCCTGCCTTGGTGAAGGCGGCCCAGGAGCGGACCCGACCGGCGCGGGTGGCCTTGGTGACCTTGACGTAGCCGGCGTCCTCGAGCGCCTTGACCTGCTTGCTCAGCACCGACTCGCTCACGTCGAGCCGCTCGCGCAGCAGCGCGAACTCCGTCTTGTCGACGGTGTCGAGGATCGCGCAGATCTGCAGCCGGTGCGGGGCGTGGATCAGCGGGTCGAATCCGTCCGAGCTCACGGCTGCTCCTCGATGCTGCGCACCCAGTCGGCGTCCCAGCGCGGACCGAGCACGGCCCACGTCGCGGTGGTCACCAGCGCGGCCACGGCCGCGACCACGGGCCCGAGGAACGCCAGGCCGAGCGAGACCAGCGAGACGGCCACCATCAGCCACGCACGCCAGGCGCCCGGCTCGCGCAGCGTCGCGAACGTGACGATGCCCGTGTGCTTCGTGTACCAGGTCATCGCCCCGAAGGTCGTCGCCAGGCCGACCGCGTAGAGCAGCCAGCGGACCCAGCCGTCGAGCCCCAACCCGAGGATCACGAGCCCCATCCCGAAGCCCGCCACCGCGTAGTAGCCACGCGGGCTCGCAGCCCGGTGCGCCGTCTCGCGCCGCGTGGCGGCGATCTGCTCGAGCGCCTCTCGCGCCTCGTCCCGTTCCGTCATGATGCCTCCGTCTCGACTTGCCAACACGGAAAGTCTAGACCCCGACTTTCCATTGTGGCAAGCCACTGCGGCAAGCCGATACGGAAAGTCAGCCGAGGAGGCGCTCCAGCTGCTCGGGATCGGTGAGGTTCGCGCCGAGGTGGAACGCGGAGCCCTTGCCGGTGCCGTGGTGGTCGCTGGAGCCCGTCCGGGCGAGGTCGAGGTCGGCGGCGATGGCCGCGAGCTCGGCGCGGGCGCGGGCGTCGTGGTCGGGGTGGTCGACCTCGATGCCGGCGAGGCCGACCTCCGCGAGCTCGGCCAGCAGGTCGGGGGTGACCTTGCCGCGGCTGTCGCGCGCCCAGGCGTGGGCGATCACGGGCCGTCCGCCCGCCTCGCGCACGAGCCGCACGGCGTCGAAGAGGCTCGCGGCGTAGCGCGCGACGTACGCGGGCTTGCCGGGAACGAGCCAGTCGCGGAACGCCTCGTCGCGGTCCTGGATGTAGCCCTTGGCGATCATCGCGTCGGCCACGTGCGGGCGCCCCCACGCGGCGGCGTCGCCGGCCACCGCCAGCACCTCCTGCTCGGTGAGCGGCATCCCCAGCGCCGCGAGCTTGTCGAGGATCCGCGGCAGGCGCTGGTTGCGGCCACCCAGCACGCGCTCCAGCTCCTCCACGAGCGGCGCGTACGTCGGGTCGAACTCGTAGCCCAGCAGGTGCACGCTGAGCCCCTCGAACTGCGTGGAGATCTCGATGCCGCGGATGAGCCGCAGGCCCACCTCGTCGGCGGCCTCCTGCGCCTCGGCCCAGCCCTCGGTCGCGTCGTGGTCGGTGAGGGCGATCGCGTCGAGTCCCTCGGCCTTCGCCTTGCGCACGAGGTCGCCGGGCGTGTCGGTGCCGTCGGACCGCGTCGAGTGGGTGTGGAGGTCGATGCGCACGTTCAGAAGACTAGGCCCTGCTCGCGCGACCGCCCTGCTGGACGTTCCACTGCTGGACCACCGGCTGACCCCGGTCGTCGCCGAGCACCGAGTAGGTCGCCGTGTCGATCGCGAACACCCGTCCGTCGGCCACCTCGAGGCCCAGCCAGCGCGCCGCCAGGACGCGCAGCGAGTGCGCGTGGGCGAACACCAGCGTGCGCCCGCCGAGCGACCGCGCCCGCTCCACCACGCGGTCGAGGCGCGCGCCGAGCTGCTCGGCCGTCTCTCCCCCGGGCGTCGGGTGCGACCACACGGTCCAGTCCGGCACGGTCTGGCGGATCTGCTGCGTCGTGATGCCCTCGTACTCGCCGTAGTTCCACTCGACGACGTCCTCGACCACCTCGGGCTCGAAGCCGGCCAGCTCGGCCGTCACGAGCGCGCGACGCCGCGGGCTGCTCCAGACGCGGTCGAACCGCACGCCCGACAGCTGCGGGCGCAGCGCCTCGGCCTGCTCGCGCCCGAGGGCGGTCAGCTCGACGTCGGTGACCGACGTGTGCTTCCACGAGCGGCTCCACTCCGTCTCGCCGTGACGGACGAGCCACAGCTCGCTGGTCTCGGGCTCCTGCTCGGCGCTCATGGACTCAGCGTGGCACGAGGACCCAGTAGTCGAGGTCCAGCAGCACGCCAGGCGCGTACTTGCCGTCCTCGCCCCTGAGGGTCATCGCCTCGTCACGGCCCTTGGTGGCGACGAGCCGCAGCCGCAGCGCGCCGACGCCGGGCGCGGAGGTCTCGGCCTTGTCGAGCACCTCGCTCCACGCGTAGATCGTGTCGCCGGCGAACGCGGGCGACGTGTGCGCGCCGGCGTTGATCGCGGCGATCAGCTGGGCGTTCGCGAGACCGTTGAACGACAGGGCGCGCGCCAGCGAGATGACGTGGCCGCCGTAGACGAGGTTGTTGCCGTCGGGACGCGCCTCGACGTTGAAGTGCACCTTGGCCGTGTTCTGCCACAGGCGCGTGGCCTGCTGGTGCTCCGAGGCGGTGAGGGTGACGCCGTCGACGTGATCGATCCGCTCGCCGACCTCGTAGTCGTCGAACCGGTGCGGCTCGCCGGCGGCGACGAAGTCGTACCCGGTGAAGTCGAGCCCCTGCGGGACGACGAGTTCCTCAGGGGCCACGAACGGCGCCAGCTCGGGGATCACGGTCTCGGGCGCGGCGGCCTCGGTGTCGCGCTTGTGCACCATGACCCAGCGCGCCCAGTCCAGGACGACCTCGTCGCGCTGGTTCGTGGCGGTGGAGCGCACGTAGACGACGCCGGACTTGCCGTTGGAGTTCTGCTTCAGGCCGATGACCTCCGACGAGGTGGAGATCGTGTCGCCCGGGACGATCGGCGCGTGGAAGCGGCACTCCGCGTAGCCGAGGTTCGCGACCGCGTTGAGCGAGACGTCGGGCACGGTCTTGCCGAACGCGACGTGGAACCCGATGAGGTCCTCCACCGGGTGCGGGTCGAGGCCCACCGAGGCGGCGAACGCCGCGGACGAGGGCACCGCGAACCGCGTGGGGTACAGCGAGCCGTAGACGGCGCGGTCACCCTCGGTGATCGTGCGCGGCGTGGCGTGCTGGATCACCTGTCCGAGCGTGAAGTCCTCGAAGAAGTTGCCCGGGTTCGTCTTGCTCATGTCGTCCTCACTGTCGCCGATGGTGCGGGACCATCATGGCGGATCGTCAGAACGCGAGCGTCGCCGCGACCATGTGGTGGTCCGACGGCGGGGTCGCGCGGTAGCGCGCGGTGCGCAGGTTGGCGTCCACGACCGTCTCCCAGCCGCGCGCTCGGATGCCCGCCGCGAGCACGTAGTCGATCCGCGTGCCCTGGTGCTTGTAGTACGCCGCCGGCGTCGAGCCGCGCGGACGCTTGAGCTTCTTGTCGCGGTACATGCACGTGTTCTTCGCGCTGCCCGGGCCCTTGCCCGCGACGGCGTTGGACGAGTTGTACGAGACGTTGATGCGTCGCTTGACGTGCAGCGGCACGCGGGCGAAGCGGGTGGCGGACAGCGACGAGGTCACGCCGACGGACTTGCACGAGCCGCGCCACTTCGCGCTCTTGGAGCGGTAGACGCGGCGGTCGGTGCCGAGCAGGTCGACCAGGCCGGCGCGCGTGAAGTCGTCCACGGCGGTCGTGCTGCGGGTGCGGCCGTTGCTGTTCAGGTCGCCCACCAGGACGGCCGGCAGGCTGCCCGCGCGCAGCTGCTTGACGGTCGCGAGCACCTGGGCCGCCTGCTTGCGGCGGAACGAGTTCGACGCCGAGGTCGTGATGGCCTTGCCGCGGTAGCGGGCGTCGAGGTGCGTGTTGGCGAAGAGGAACTGCTTGCCGGTGGCGCGGACGCGGAAGATCGTCCAGTCCAGCGTGCGCTTCGTGCTGGTGGCGCTGGACAGCGGGCGCGAGCCGTGGCGCACGACCTCGAGGACGCGCGAGTCGTAGACGGTGCGGTTGTCCGAGGAGCTGGCCGAGGCCGAGGTCGTGCACGTGCGCCACGGGGCGCGCTCGCCGTGCCACGTGCCGTTCCAGACGGCGGGGTTCGGGCCGGTGGTCGGGCACGACTTCCGGTACGTGTTGGTGACGCGGTACGGCGCGCCGGGCGTGCGCGCATTCATGAGGTCGACGACGTGCTCGAACTGCGCGTGGTTGCGCGAGCCGGGCGGGCGGCGCTGCATCCAGGCCTCCGAGGCCTCCTGCAGGCCGATCACGTCGGGCGAGCAGCGCATGATCATGCCGACCACGCGGTCGGCGCGCGACTCCCAGCCGGGCATCGTGCCGGCCGAGGCGTTGTAGCCCGCGATGTTGTACGACGCCGCGAGCAGCGGCGTACGCCCGGCGAGCACTCCGCCGGCCGAGGTCTCGCGGACCACGTCGTGGTACGCCGCGCAGCGCGCGTTGGCCGCCGACGCGGGCGCGACGGCGGCGAGCGGGGCGACGAGCAGGCCGGCGGCGACGGCGAGGGCCAGCGCCAGGGCAGCACGAGGGGAACGCACGGGAGACCTCCGGAGGACGTGCGACCCACCCGGTCGCACGGTCTCCCATCCTACGTTCCCACGCGTCACTCCAACAAAAAACCGTCACATCCGCCGCAGCGGACGCGCGTCAGAACGTCGGGGTGGCGCCGGGCAGGCCCGCGAGCAGCTCCTGGCCCCGCGCGAGGTGCTTGTGCTCGACGAGCAGCTCGTACTTGCTCGGCAGGATCGTCTTGACGCTGCTGAAGTCGCGCTGCCCGCGGGTGGAGGCGTAGCCCACCGCCGCGATGATCGCGCCCCACACGACGCCGAGCAGGATGCCGGTGAGGACCGCCGCGAGCCAGTCGCCCTCCGCGGCGAAGATGCCCAGCAGCAGGCCGATGAGCAGGCCGAACCAGGCGCCGCCGAGCACGCCGCTGAGGATCACCCGCCCCCACGTGAGGCGCCCGGTGACGCGCTCCAGCTGCTTGAGCTCGGTGCCGACGATGAGCACGTTCTCGACCGGGAAGTCGTGGTCGGAGAGGTGGTCGACGGCCTTCTGCGCCGCGTCGTAGTCGTCGTAGACGCCGAGGGACTGCGGGTACTCCAACGAGAAGATCTGGGCCATGCGGCCAGCCTAGACCCGTGAACGCACGAGAACCCCGCGTCCACGGAGTGGATGCGGGGTTCTCGTCGCGGGACTCAGAGCTTGTAGTCCTTGAGCAGGTTGCGCCCGATGATCATCTTCTGGATGTCGGACGTGCCCTCGCCGATCAGCATGAAGGCCGACTCGCGGTAGAGCCGCTCGATCTCGTACTCCTTGGAGTAGCCGTAGCCGCCGTGGATGCGGAACGACGCCTCGACGACCTCGTTGCAGTACTCGCTCGCGAGCATCTTGGCCATGCCGGCCTCGACGTCCATGCGCTTGCCCGAGTCCTTCAGGCGCGCGGCCCGCACGACCATCGTGTGGGCGGCCTCGACCTTGGTGGCCATCTCGGCCAGGCGGAACAGGATGGCCTGGTGCTGGGCGATCGGCTTGCCGAACGTCTCGCGCTGCTG carries:
- a CDS encoding alpha/beta fold hydrolase, with translation MSVPKTLDIPEGVEVLRAETSRTEHAVHLARATGERLGSILLVPGWTGSKEDFTPVLPLLAALGYDVVAFDQRGQYESPGDPLDDYSLDALAEDALAVADTLLEDERFHLLGHSFGGLVAQTLTIAHPQRVRSLSLLCTGPGALGDSPTRPLQRIAAAIGKVPLLDIHQLREQGIKRPAQITAFLAKRFTANAPASLKAMTQHLLDAPDRVDEVAATGVPVWVARGETDDAWPHDAQAEMAERLGTEIVVLPSAAHSPAVEAPEELVDDWRGFLLAH
- a CDS encoding histidine phosphatase family protein, giving the protein MSAEQEPETSELWLVRHGETEWSRSWKHTSVTDVELTALGREQAEALRPQLSGVRFDRVWSSPRRRALVTAELAGFEPEVVEDVVEWNYGEYEGITTQQIRQTVPDWTVWSHPTPGGETAEQLGARLDRVVERARSLGGRTLVFAHAHSLRVLAARWLGLEVADGRVFAIDTATYSVLGDDRGQPVVQQWNVQQGGRASRA
- a CDS encoding endonuclease/exonuclease/phosphatase family protein, with the protein product MRSPRAALALALAVAAGLLVAPLAAVAPASAANARCAAYHDVVRETSAGGVLAGRTPLLAASYNIAGYNASAGTMPGWESRADRVVGMIMRCSPDVIGLQEASEAWMQRRPPGSRNHAQFEHVVDLMNARTPGAPYRVTNTYRKSCPTTGPNPAVWNGTWHGERAPWRTCTTSASASSSDNRTVYDSRVLEVVRHGSRPLSSATSTKRTLDWTIFRVRATGKQFLFANTHLDARYRGKAITTSASNSFRRKQAAQVLATVKQLRAGSLPAVLVGDLNSNGRTRSTTAVDDFTRAGLVDLLGTDRRVYRSKSAKWRGSCKSVGVTSSLSATRFARVPLHVKRRINVSYNSSNAVAGKGPGSAKNTCMYRDKKLKRPRGSTPAAYYKHQGTRIDYVLAAGIRARGWETVVDANLRTARYRATPPSDHHMVAATLAF
- a CDS encoding SDR family NAD(P)-dependent oxidoreductase, producing MTRTALITGATAGIGNAFARQLARRGTNLVLVARDTVRLEQVAAELTDAHRVEVEVITADLTTLQGMDRVADRLSESGRPIDLLVNNAGASLAGWFGTTDIADEDRQLDLLVRAPMHLMDAAIKSMSGRGQGGIINVASVAAFTPRGAYSAHKAWLVNLSQWANWHYSDVGITVQALCPGFTRTEFHQRMGAEIGDVPRWMWLKADAVVKGSLRDLERGKAISVPSARYKVLAAIARHAPATVVAKIAQRGR
- a CDS encoding MaoC family dehydratase, translated to MSKTNPGNFFEDFTLGQVIQHATPRTITEGDRAVYGSLYPTRFAVPSSAAFAASVGLDPHPVEDLIGFHVAFGKTVPDVSLNAVANLGYAECRFHAPIVPGDTISTSSEVIGLKQNSNGKSGVVYVRSTATNQRDEVVLDWARWVMVHKRDTEAAAPETVIPELAPFVAPEELVVPQGLDFTGYDFVAAGEPHRFDDYEVGERIDHVDGVTLTASEHQQATRLWQNTAKVHFNVEARPDGNNLVYGGHVISLARALSFNGLANAQLIAAINAGAHTSPAFAGDTIYAWSEVLDKAETSAPGVGALRLRLVATKGRDEAMTLRGEDGKYAPGVLLDLDYWVLVPR
- a CDS encoding transcriptional regulator, with protein sequence MSSDGFDPLIHAPHRLQICAILDTVDKTEFALLRERLDVSESVLSKQVKALEDAGYVKVTKATRAGRVRSWAAFTKAGRAAYRGHVEALRAIVG
- a CDS encoding general stress protein, encoding MAQIFSLEYPQSLGVYDDYDAAQKAVDHLSDHDFPVENVLIVGTELKQLERVTGRLTWGRVILSGVLGGAWFGLLIGLLLGIFAAEGDWLAAVLTGILLGVVWGAIIAAVGYASTRGQRDFSSVKTILPSKYELLVEHKHLARGQELLAGLPGATPTF
- a CDS encoding PHP domain-containing protein — protein: MRIDLHTHSTRSDGTDTPGDLVRKAKAEGLDAIALTDHDATEGWAEAQEAADEVGLRLIRGIEISTQFEGLSVHLLGYEFDPTYAPLVEELERVLGGRNQRLPRILDKLAALGMPLTEQEVLAVAGDAAAWGRPHVADAMIAKGYIQDRDEAFRDWLVPGKPAYVARYAASLFDAVRLVREAGGRPVIAHAWARDSRGKVTPDLLAELAEVGLAGIEVDHPDHDARARAELAAIAADLDLARTGSSDHHGTGKGSAFHLGANLTDPEQLERLLG